A stretch of DNA from Rhizobacter sp.:
TGGCCAGGCTCTCCACGATGCGATGGGCCGCCTGCCCGTCGCCGTAGCGGTTGATGCAGGGCCTGCGGCCCGCACGCAGCGCGGACTCGATCGCTGCCTGCAATGCCAGCGGCTCGGCTACAACGTCGGCCACGTTGTCGTTACGCTCACGCAGGTTCTGACGGCTGCCGATGTTGATCACTGGCGTGCCGAAGGTGGCCGCCTCGATGATGCCGCTGCTGGAGTTGCCCATCATCACGTCGCACACCGCCATCCAGGACACAAAGCGCGGCCGGGGCAGGTGCGTCTTCACCACCACGCGGCCACTGCCCTGCTGTCGCATAAGCGCCTCGCGCACCGCCTGGCTGCCGGCGTCGGCGTTGGGCATCATCGCCAGCACTTGGCAGCCGGCAGCGACGGCCGCCGATAGTGCAAGGGAGGCTTCCAGGCCCGCGCTACCGGCTTCATGCAGCACGGGGTGATAGACGAAAAGCGCAACCGGCCGCGTGGGATCGAAACCATCTTCGGCGCACAGCGCCTGCCGCGACTCGGTCGCAAGCGCCGCCAAGCCGTCGAGTCCCGGTGCGCCGGTGACATGCACCTGGGCACCCTGCTCCCCCAGCCGGATCAGCCGGTCGCGCGACTGTGTGGTCGCCACCAGATGGAGGTGGGCGAGCTTCGAGATCGCATGGCGCACTGGTTCATCGACCGTGCCGGAACGTTCTCCGCCATGCA
This window harbors:
- the neuC gene encoding UDP-N-acetylglucosamine 2-epimerase (hydrolyzing), which codes for MTLPRRVCYLTGTRADFGLMVSTLHAIRRDPRFSLSLIVTGMHLSDAYGRTVREVEAEGFDIAARVPVDLSDATGAAMARGLGTTLVGAVDALERIKPDVLLLLGDRGEMLAGALAAIHLGVPIAHLHGGERSGTVDEPVRHAISKLAHLHLVATTQSRDRLIRLGEQGAQVHVTGAPGLDGLAALATESRQALCAEDGFDPTRPVALFVYHPVLHEAGSAGLEASLALSAAVAAGCQVLAMMPNADAGSQAVREALMRQQGSGRVVVKTHLPRPRFVSWMAVCDVMMGNSSSGIIEAATFGTPVINIGSRQNLRERNDNVADVVAEPLALQAAIESALRAGRRPCINRYGDGQAAHRIVESLASLERTDGLMAKSNAY